A region from the Phycisphaerales bacterium genome encodes:
- a CDS encoding 2-oxoglutarate dehydrogenase E1 component: MSGDAQAGAGHSKDNPQPSAKRSSDGGATWSVGAAVNSWSAEFLDGEYARFKADPNSVPEDSRRFFQGFDLALASGGTAPATGEASPFQSSVNKLINAYRESGHLCAKVDPFGRERDRPEMLSISYWGLTEADLDRRASVTVVNKPESRTLREIVDHLEKTYCGSIALEFMHIRNQEERDWFLDQYERHGGMMPLSANDRTHVLEQLARAETFEAFCQKRYAGEKRFSLEGGISLIPMLDRVIERASDLGVDEMVLGMPHRGRLNVLNNTLGKSWEQIFTEFEDNWEEGFADGGGDVKYHRGYSGTRSLRNGREMRLAMASNPSHLESVNAVVLGRCRAKQRVRGDHERRRVVPLLIHGDAAVAGQGAVAECLNFSRLEGYTAGGCVHIVVNNMIGFTTVPEDARSTTYCTDVAKMIDAPIFHVSGEDPEACVAVARLAIDYRQRFRKDVFIDLYCYRKYGHNEQDEQAFTQPLLAAIIKERPTTLTLYKERLLAEGVIDQEKSASIDAKINAALDSAQEAAKKKAKDPTIDPGSFRWVGMNSEYSHEPVETGIPLETLREICTAMGSVPEGFTVHPRLEKLLADRKSLIETGRVSHADAELIAIGSLLLEGTPVRLSGQDSRRGTFTQRHAVIRDFVNARPHVSLNAMRELGEYGVGKEPGTTGSDGRARQAQFCVWDSPLSEVSVMGFDYGYSLADPNMLVMWEAQFGDFANGAQVIIDQYIASAEIKWERWSGFTLLLPHGYEGAGPEHSSARMERFLELCANDNIQVVYPSTGAQMFHLLRRQVRRAFRKPLVVMTPKSMLREPTSTIEEFTKGSFRDVIDDATFGAADSRRGVKRLVFCSGKIYHELVARREATGRKDIAFVRVEQLYPLHAKAIESILALYPNTAERVWVQEEPRNAGAYLHIADRFRTLFGVELKYIGREASSTPAVGSKRAHKYQQEDILRSAVGAAPGGKADAKAPANGQAPAKPAAQPVKQR, from the coding sequence ATGTCTGGCGATGCACAAGCAGGGGCGGGCCACTCGAAGGACAATCCACAGCCGTCGGCGAAACGATCGTCCGATGGTGGAGCGACGTGGAGCGTTGGCGCTGCGGTGAACTCGTGGAGCGCCGAGTTTCTCGACGGGGAGTACGCGCGATTCAAGGCCGATCCGAACTCGGTGCCCGAGGACTCGCGACGGTTCTTCCAGGGTTTCGATCTGGCGCTCGCGAGCGGGGGGACGGCGCCGGCCACGGGCGAGGCCTCGCCGTTCCAGTCGTCGGTCAACAAACTGATCAACGCGTATCGCGAGTCGGGGCACCTGTGTGCGAAGGTCGATCCGTTCGGGCGCGAGCGTGATCGCCCGGAGATGCTGTCGATCTCGTACTGGGGGTTGACCGAGGCGGACCTGGATCGTCGGGCGTCGGTGACGGTGGTGAATAAGCCAGAGAGCCGCACGCTCCGTGAGATTGTCGACCATCTCGAGAAAACGTACTGCGGCTCGATCGCTCTGGAGTTCATGCACATCCGCAACCAGGAGGAGCGTGACTGGTTCCTGGACCAGTACGAGCGTCACGGCGGGATGATGCCGTTGTCGGCGAACGACCGAACGCACGTGCTGGAGCAGTTGGCGCGCGCGGAGACGTTCGAGGCGTTCTGCCAGAAGCGGTACGCGGGCGAGAAGCGATTCAGCCTTGAGGGCGGAATTTCGTTGATTCCCATGCTGGACCGCGTGATCGAGCGGGCGAGCGACCTGGGCGTGGACGAGATGGTGCTGGGCATGCCGCACCGTGGGCGGCTCAACGTGCTCAACAACACGCTGGGCAAGTCGTGGGAGCAGATCTTCACGGAGTTCGAGGACAACTGGGAGGAAGGGTTTGCCGACGGTGGTGGTGACGTGAAGTACCACCGCGGCTATTCGGGGACTCGATCGCTGCGCAACGGGCGCGAGATGCGTCTGGCGATGGCGAGCAACCCGAGCCACCTTGAATCGGTGAACGCGGTGGTGCTGGGGCGTTGCCGGGCGAAGCAGCGCGTGCGTGGCGATCACGAGCGTCGTCGCGTTGTGCCGCTGCTCATCCATGGCGATGCTGCGGTTGCGGGACAGGGCGCGGTCGCCGAGTGCCTGAACTTCTCGCGGCTCGAGGGGTACACGGCTGGCGGGTGCGTGCACATCGTGGTCAACAACATGATCGGGTTCACGACCGTCCCCGAGGACGCGCGGAGCACGACGTATTGCACGGACGTGGCGAAGATGATCGACGCGCCGATCTTCCACGTGAGCGGGGAGGACCCCGAGGCGTGTGTGGCCGTCGCGCGGCTGGCGATCGATTATCGCCAGCGATTCCGCAAGGATGTCTTCATCGATCTGTATTGCTATCGCAAGTACGGGCACAACGAGCAGGATGAGCAGGCGTTCACGCAGCCGCTGCTCGCGGCCATCATCAAAGAACGCCCTACCACGCTGACGCTCTACAAGGAGCGGCTGCTCGCCGAGGGTGTGATCGATCAGGAGAAGAGCGCGTCGATTGACGCGAAGATCAACGCGGCGCTCGATTCGGCGCAGGAGGCGGCGAAGAAGAAGGCCAAGGATCCGACGATTGACCCCGGGAGTTTCCGCTGGGTGGGGATGAACTCGGAGTACTCGCATGAGCCGGTGGAGACGGGTATTCCTCTGGAGACGCTGCGCGAGATCTGCACCGCGATGGGGAGCGTGCCCGAGGGGTTCACAGTCCACCCGCGGCTGGAGAAGTTGCTGGCCGATCGCAAGTCGCTGATCGAGACGGGCCGGGTCTCGCACGCCGACGCGGAGTTGATCGCGATCGGGTCGCTGCTGCTCGAGGGGACGCCGGTGCGGTTGTCCGGGCAGGACAGTCGTCGCGGGACGTTCACGCAGCGTCACGCGGTGATCCGGGACTTTGTGAACGCCAGGCCGCATGTCTCGCTGAACGCGATGCGGGAGTTGGGCGAGTATGGCGTGGGGAAGGAGCCTGGCACGACCGGGAGCGACGGGCGTGCGCGTCAGGCGCAGTTCTGCGTGTGGGATAGCCCTCTGAGCGAGGTTAGCGTGATGGGGTTCGACTATGGCTATAGCCTGGCGGACCCGAACATGCTGGTGATGTGGGAGGCGCAGTTTGGCGACTTCGCCAACGGGGCGCAGGTCATCATCGATCAGTACATAGCGTCCGCGGAGATCAAGTGGGAGCGTTGGAGCGGGTTCACGCTGCTGCTGCCGCATGGCTACGAGGGCGCCGGGCCGGAGCACTCGTCGGCGCGGATGGAGCGGTTCCTGGAGTTGTGCGCGAACGACAACATCCAGGTGGTGTACCCGTCGACGGGGGCGCAGATGTTCCACCTCCTGCGTCGGCAGGTGCGTCGGGCCTTCCGCAAGCCGCTCGTGGTGATGACGCCCAAGAGCATGCTGCGTGAGCCGACGAGCACGATCGAGGAGTTCACCAAAGGCTCCTTCCGCGACGTGATCGATGATGCGACTTTCGGCGCGGCGGACTCGCGGCGCGGCGTGAAGCGTCTCGTCTTCTGCTCGGGCAAGATCTATCACGAACTGGTGGCGCGGCGCGAGGCCACGGGGCGCAAGGACATCGCGTTCGTGCGGGTCGAGCAGTTGTACCCGCTGCACGCGAAGGCGATCGAGTCCATCCTGGCGCTGTATCCGAATACCGCTGAACGCGTGTGGGTGCAGGAAGAGCCGCGGAACGCCGGGGCGTACCTGCACATCGCGGATCGATTCCGGACGCTCTTTGGCGTGGAACTCAAGTACATTGGTCGTGAGGCGAGTTCGACGCCGGCGGTTGGATCGAAGCGGGCGCACAAGTATCAGCAGGAGGACATCCTGCGGTCCGCGGTTGGCGCGGCCCCGGGTGGCAAGGCAGACGCCAAGGCGCCTGCGAACGGGCAGGCGCCCGCGAAGCCCGCGGCCCAGCCTGTGAAGCAGCGCTAG
- the pstB gene encoding phosphate ABC transporter ATP-binding protein encodes MQAVDVTRSGSGVKRYRVIEAIKDGREFQPAVHASIHKQEPVLEIASFSLWYTKSQALHSVTMPVPRGKVTALIGPSGCGKSTLLRSVNRLNDLIDGVRITGTMSLNGSSVYDPAVDVIDLRKRLGMVFQKPNPFPMSIFENVVYPLRIDGENRKRVLEEACERALRSAAIWDEVKDRLGESALGMSGGQQQRLCIARAVVAEPEVLLLDEPCSALDPIATLRIEELIHEISSRYTVLIVTHNMQQAARVSDFTAFMYLGRLVEFGPTSEVFQRPTLPETEDYVRGRFG; translated from the coding sequence ATGCAGGCGGTGGACGTCACTCGGAGTGGCTCGGGGGTGAAGCGGTATCGGGTCATCGAGGCGATCAAGGACGGGCGAGAGTTCCAGCCGGCGGTCCACGCGTCGATCCACAAGCAGGAGCCGGTGCTCGAGATCGCGTCTTTTAGTCTCTGGTACACAAAGTCGCAGGCGCTTCACTCGGTGACGATGCCCGTGCCTCGGGGCAAAGTCACGGCACTCATCGGGCCCTCGGGGTGTGGCAAGTCCACGCTGCTGCGATCGGTCAATCGGCTGAATGATCTGATCGATGGCGTGCGGATCACCGGGACAATGTCGCTCAATGGCTCGTCGGTCTATGACCCGGCGGTGGACGTCATCGATCTGCGAAAACGCCTGGGCATGGTCTTTCAGAAGCCCAATCCTTTCCCGATGTCGATCTTCGAGAACGTGGTCTATCCGCTGCGGATCGATGGCGAGAATCGCAAGCGCGTGCTCGAGGAGGCGTGCGAGCGGGCGTTGCGGTCGGCGGCGATCTGGGACGAGGTGAAGGATCGGCTCGGTGAGTCGGCGCTGGGCATGTCGGGCGGGCAGCAGCAGCGGCTGTGCATCGCGCGGGCCGTGGTCGCCGAGCCGGAGGTGCTGCTGCTCGATGAGCCATGTTCGGCTCTTGATCCGATCGCGACGCTCCGGATCGAGGAGTTGATTCATGAGATCAGCAGCCGGTACACGGTGCTCATCGTGACGCACAACATGCAGCAGGCGGCCCGCGTGAGCGACTTCACGGCGTTCATGTATCTGGGGCGACTTGTGGAGTTTGGCCCCACGAGTGAGGTGTTTCAGCGTCCCACTCTGCCCGAAACCGAGGACTATGTGCGAGGTCGTTTTGGTTGA